One Thermomonas paludicola genomic window, GGTCGTGCCACCCGGGGCATGACCACGACCCGCTGCACAGTGGAAGACGTTTCACCGAACCCCCGCGAGCGCGCCGCAATGCAGGCCGCAGGCGCCCGGGGCGATCAGCGCAGGGCCGCGAGGGCCGCGGCGTAGTCCGGTTCCTGGCCGATTTCCGGCACCAGCTGCGCGTGCAGCACCTTGTCATGTTCGTCCAGCACCACCACGGCGCGCGCAGCCACGCCCGCCAGCGGGCCGTCTTCCAGCGCCACGCCGTAATCGTGCAGGAACCGTTGGCCGCGCATGGTGGAAAGCATGGTCACCTTGTTGAGGCCTTCGGCACCGCAAAACCGCCCTTGCGCGAACGGCAGGTCGGCGGAAATGCACAGCACCTCGGCATTGTCCAGGCTTGCGGCTTCCTGATTGAAACGCCGCACCGAGGTGGCGCACACGCCGGTATCCACGCTGGGAAAGATATTCAGCACCTTGCGCTTGCCGGCAAAGCCGGACAGCGCGCGATCCGACAGCTTGACATCGACCAGCTTGAACGCCGGCGCCTGGCTGCCCACCGCGGGGAAATTGCCGCCGACATGAACCGGGTTGCCGTGAAAGGTGACGCTGGACATAGCTGCATCCTGACTTGGGTTTGGAGCCACCATGCTAGTGCGACGCGTGTAATGCCAGCGTCACGAATCAAGGCACTACCGCCGTCCACTCGGCGGTGGAGAACTT contains:
- the tpx gene encoding thiol peroxidase; the protein is MSSVTFHGNPVHVGGNFPAVGSQAPAFKLVDVKLSDRALSGFAGKRKVLNIFPSVDTGVCATSVRRFNQEAASLDNAEVLCISADLPFAQGRFCGAEGLNKVTMLSTMRGQRFLHDYGVALEDGPLAGVAARAVVVLDEHDKVLHAQLVPEIGQEPDYAAALAALR